Proteins co-encoded in one Spirosoma endbachense genomic window:
- a CDS encoding APC family permease, translating into MAQNQLKKLLGVGFGVAVTIGGTVGTGILRKPGPIAQDIGNPTLIIAVWLAVGLYALIGSLSVMELGTMLPKAGAWYVYARRAFGNYAGFIIGISSWLGSVSAMAFGAAVMSEYTGLLSPSLVPYQKVIAIGILIAFVAFHSIGVRLASRAQEVMSVLKAVGLLAFVVVCFVITPDKPVAISADAIRPVAEGGVWLGILAALQSVFYTYDGWHTAAYFTEEDVDPSRNLPRSMISGVLLIIGIYILVNLALLYILPVSALAGSKLPAADAVQVLFGPGSAQVVTFLLMISIMGIINAQIMFNPRVIFAMGRDGLFFPFVTQVNEGGTPLNATILTAVTSIILILTNTYSKLSDIATFFFVLCYASSFAALIRLRKTEPELPRPVRAWGYPFTTWSLLIASLAFLAGVVIGDFSSSLYAIGFIAVSYPAYLLIKK; encoded by the coding sequence ATGGCTCAGAACCAACTTAAAAAACTCTTAGGCGTCGGCTTCGGCGTGGCCGTAACCATCGGCGGTACTGTCGGCACTGGTATTTTGCGTAAACCCGGCCCTATTGCACAGGATATTGGTAACCCTACGCTTATTATAGCCGTTTGGCTGGCCGTTGGCTTATACGCCCTCATTGGATCGCTGTCGGTCATGGAGCTAGGAACCATGCTCCCGAAAGCCGGAGCCTGGTACGTATACGCCCGGCGCGCCTTTGGCAACTATGCCGGTTTCATCATCGGCATAAGCAGTTGGTTAGGCAGCGTGTCGGCCATGGCTTTCGGCGCAGCCGTTATGAGTGAATATACAGGGCTGCTCTCCCCCTCGCTCGTTCCCTATCAAAAAGTCATAGCCATTGGCATTTTGATAGCCTTTGTGGCTTTTCATTCGATAGGCGTTCGATTGGCCAGTCGCGCGCAGGAGGTCATGAGTGTATTGAAAGCGGTTGGACTTCTGGCTTTTGTGGTTGTTTGCTTTGTTATAACACCCGACAAACCTGTAGCGATTTCAGCCGATGCAATCCGGCCGGTGGCCGAGGGTGGCGTTTGGCTCGGTATTCTGGCCGCTTTACAATCCGTATTCTATACGTATGATGGCTGGCACACAGCTGCTTACTTCACCGAAGAAGACGTAGACCCAAGCCGTAATCTGCCGCGTTCCATGATTAGTGGGGTCTTGCTGATCATTGGCATTTATATACTGGTCAATCTGGCACTACTGTATATTCTGCCCGTATCGGCGCTGGCAGGCTCGAAGCTACCGGCTGCCGATGCCGTTCAGGTGCTGTTTGGACCGGGCAGCGCGCAGGTCGTTACGTTCCTGCTGATGATTTCAATTATGGGTATTATCAACGCCCAGATTATGTTTAATCCGCGCGTTATTTTTGCGATGGGCCGCGATGGATTATTTTTCCCTTTTGTTACGCAAGTCAATGAAGGAGGTACGCCCCTCAACGCGACAATCCTGACCGCAGTAACCTCTATTATACTGATTCTAACCAACACGTACAGTAAACTGTCGGATATCGCTACGTTTTTCTTCGTGTTATGTTATGCATCGAGTTTTGCCGCGCTGATCCGTTTGCGGAAAACGGAGCCGGAACTGCCCCGACCCGTACGAGCCTGGGGTTATCCCTTCACGACCTGGTCGCTGCTTATTGCTTCGCTGGCGTTTCTGGCGGGCGTTGTCATCGGCGATTTTTCCAGTAGCCTGTATGCCATTGGGTTCATTGCGGTTAGTTACCCGGCTTATTTGCTCATAAAGAAATAA